TATGTATTGTTCGCATAGCAATAGGATCTATTTGTATCTCTTTAATTAAAGCATCATATTTTTCTCCACAATCAAGAGTTATATGTTCTCCTTCGTGAAGTGTTTTTGTTTGTTTTTCATCCAACTGCAGGTACATTGAACTTTTGCCTTTACTATAGAGCACAGCAGGAACTTTTTTTATTTTTCGAAGCTGTTTAACCCCTGTTTTACCTACCTGATTTCTTGATTCAATTTTTAATTCCATGGTTTCTCCTTTTTTAGTAATCAATAAACAACGAACTAACAGAGTCTTCACTATGTATTCTTGTTATTGCTTCTCCGAGTAAATTGGATATTGATAACACTTTTATTTTACTTGCCTTCCCCTCAGGCAGATTTTTTTGTTTTTTTATTAATATTGTATCCGTAACAAATAATGCTTCTAGTTCAGAATTTTCTATTTTTTCAACAGCTTCTCCGGCAAGAACGGGATGAGTACAAAAACAATATACTTTTTTTGCGCCTCTTTGTTTTAATGCAGTTGCGCCGTTTATAATTGTTGTCCCTGTAGATATTATATCGTCAAGTATAAGGGCATTTTTGCCTTCTACATTTCCTACTACGTTTGTAATGTAAGCTTTGTCAGGGGATGGGCGTTGTTTATTAAGAATACAAAGTTCCAGATTCCCCATTCTTTTTGCAATGCCTGAAGCTCTTTTTGCTCCACCAACATCAGGCGCAACAATGACAAACTCTTTCAGGTCAAATTGTTTAAGATGTTCAATAATAATAGGAGTAGAATATAAGTTATCCACGGGAATATCAAAAAATCCCTGAACTTGTGCAGCGTGCAAATCTATTGTCAAAACTCTATTAGCACCTGCTTTAGATAATAAATTAGCAATTAATTTAGAAGATATTGGAACTCTTGGTTCATCTTTTTTATCCTGTCTTGAATATCCAAAA
Above is a window of bacterium DNA encoding:
- a CDS encoding ribose-phosphate pyrophosphokinase translates to MEKLKIFTGNSNIPLTEKICQYLKTSTSSATVDRFLDGEIEVKLGESVRGNDIFIIQSTNPPSDNLFELLLMIDAASRASAKRITAVIPYFGYSRQDKKDEPRVPISSKLIANLLSKAGANRVLTIDLHAAQVQGFFDIPVDNLYSTPIIIEHLKQFDLKEFVIVAPDVGGAKRASGIAKRMGNLELCILNKQRPSPDKAYITNVVGNVEGKNALILDDIISTGTTIINGATALKQRGAKKVYCFCTHPVLAGEAVEKIENSELEALFVTDTILIKKQKNLPEGKASKIKVLSISNLLGEAITRIHSEDSVSSLFIDY